CCCCGCCCGCGAATGGGCCGCAGGGGCTCGTCGAGTGGCTGGAACGCCAAGGGAGGATACTCGGAAGGCAGCGGCCTCAATCAGGCAAGCACGAGGTCATGCGGTGGCAAAACCACAAAACATGTGAGTGAATCTGATCCTTTACAGGTTTAGAGGGGTCTTAAAGCAACAGACATACATTTCCGTCAATGACCTCCGCAACGATCAAACTCTTCCTGCCTCGTGGGGATGCAAAGAGCCTCCGAACTGCCGAAATCTCTAACTGGACGGGAAAGGCAGTTGCAGCGCCACGAACCGAACTGGACGATCTCCTCGCCCGCGAGGAGTTGGGCAAAGCCGAGGTCTATATCCTCATCGGCACCGATCCGCTCGCTAACGCACCCAGAGCATACGTGGGCGAAGCTGAGGTGATTCGTGACCGGATCAAACAGCACAAAACCAAAGAGTTTTGGGTTTCGGCGATAGTCTTTGTGAGCAAGGACGAGAATCTGACCAAGGCTCATGTCCGTTATCTTGAGCAACGTCTTCTCGTCGAAGCTGCTGCGGTGAACAGATTTACGCTCGAACAGAATCAGGCAGGTGGATCCAAGCTTCCAGAATCAGACCGTGAGGATATGGAGGTATTCTTCTCCCGCATCCGCCAGCTCCTTCCCGTTCTTGGGTGTGACATCATCACGCCTATTGCCCAGCCTGCAGCAAAACCCCAACCCGGTGGTGTCCTCTACTGCCGAATGAAGGATGCTGAGGCGCGAGGACAGC
Above is a genomic segment from Prosthecobacter sp. containing:
- a CDS encoding GIY-YIG nuclease family protein; this encodes MTSATIKLFLPRGDAKSLRTAEISNWTGKAVAAPRTELDDLLAREELGKAEVYILIGTDPLANAPRAYVGEAEVIRDRIKQHKTKEFWVSAIVFVSKDENLTKAHVRYLEQRLLVEAAAVNRFTLEQNQAGGSKLPESDREDMEVFFSRIRQLLPVLGCDIITPIAQPAAKPQPGGVLYCRMKDAEARGQRTANGFVVFQGSTASLEDRPSTEKYPNVLAHRKQLVVNGTLIEKSGLFVFTKDVEFTSPSAAAVVIHGGSANGLTAWKTKDGRSLKQLDEQ